The Thiovulum sp. ES genome segment AGTTCTGTTTGCACTTTGGTGATGTTTAATTTTAAGATAATTTTCACTGTTTGAAAGTGCAACATATGCATCGATTTTTTCAAGTTTTCTATGTAAATCAAAAATATGTTTCTCAATTGCTTCAAATTGATTTGTGTTTTCTCGAACAGCTGAAACTTGATTTAAAAGAGCATCATTTACATTACCCATACCTAATTGGTGAAGGATTCCTTCATTACTTAAATCTAAAGTCATTTTAACCTTTTCTATTTTTTTATTTAGCAGATTGTAGCAAAAACCAACAATTTTCAGCGGGTAATAATAAAATATTATATATGTTTTTCACTCAATAACCTCGGCAAAATAATCAATTCGATAAAATTTCTAAAGTAAGTAAATTTAGGAAACAAATTGGAAAACTTAGAAGAAGTATTAAAAAAACACAAATTGAGTCAAAACGACTATTCAGAGATTTTGAGAATTCTTGGACGAGAGCCAAATTATCTTGAGATTGGAATTTTCTCAGCAATGTGGAGTGAGCATTGTTCATATAAATCTTCCCGAAAATATCTTTCTGGATTTCCAACAGAAGCAGATTGGGTGATTCAAGGTCCAGGTGAAAATGCTGGAGTTATTGATATTGGTGATGGAATGGCAGCTGTTTTCAAGATGGAGTCTCACAATCACCCAAGTTATATTGAACCTTACCAAGGAGCTGCAACAGGAGTCGGTGGAATTATGAGAGATGTTTTCACAATGGGTGCAAGACCCGTTGCAAGTTTAAATTCTCTTAGATTTGGAGATGTGAAAAGGGACGATGAGGTCGGACGATACCAAAGATACCTTGTAAAAGGAGTTGTTGGTGGAATTTCTGGCTATGGAAACTCTATGGGAGTCCCAACAATTGGGGGTGAAACTTCTTTTGATGACTGCTACAACGGAAATATTCTTGTAAATGCTTTCAACTTGGGAACAGTAAAAAGTGATGAAATTTTCTACGGTCGAGCCGAAGGAATTGGAAATCCAGTTGTTTATGTTGGTTCAAAAACTGGACGAGATGGACTTGGTGGAGCAGTTATGAGTTCTGATAGTTTTTCGGAAGAGACAAAATCTCTCCGACCGACTGTTCAAGTTGGAGACCCTTTTACAGAAAAACTACTTTTAGAAGCTTGTCTCGAAGCATTTCAAACGGATCATATAGTTGGAATTCAGGATATGGGAGCAGCAGGACTGACCTCATCGTCATTTGAGATGGCTGACCGTTCTGGTAGTGGAATGAAAATGGACTTGTCAAAAGTTCCTGCACGAGAAGAGGGAATGCAACCATACGAATTTATGCTTTCAGAGTCTCAAGAACGAATGCTAATTTGTGCAAAAGCGGGACACGAAGACGAACTTCTTGAGATTTTCCACAAATGGGAACTTGATGCCGTTGTCATTGGTGAAGTTACAGATACTGGTCGAATGGAACTTTTTTGGGAAGATGAGAGAGTTGCAGATATTCCTGTTGCTCCAATCTCTAGCGAATGTCCTCTTGCGGATCGACCAATTGCAAAACCAAAATATTTAGAAACAGTTTCAGAAACTTCGGAAATTGGAAAAATCTCAAATGGTGAAGCTTTCAAAAAACTATTTTCGTCGGTAGAAGTTGTTGAAAAATCTTGGATTTATGAGCAATACGATTCAATGGTTCAGACAAACACGGTTAAAAAAGGTGGCGATTTAGATGCTTCTGTTGTTCGGGTGAAAGAGAACGGAAAAGCTCTAGCTATGAGTTCAGATTGTAATCCGAGATATTGCTACATCGATCCAAAAGGTGGAAGTGCTTCAGCCGTTATGGAGAGTGGGCGAAATGTGGCAATGACTGGTGCTAGACCAAAAGCGATTACAGATTGTTTGAATTTTGGAAATCCTGAAAACCCTGAAGTAATGTGGCAATTTGCGGAATCAACTTATGGAATTAAAGAGGCATGTAAAGAACTTTCGACACCAGTTGTTAGCGGAAATGTTTCACTTTACAATGAGACTGATGGAAATTCTGTTTTTCCAACTCCGTCAATTGCTATGGTTGGTGTGAATGAGAGTCAAGAAAAAATTCTTCCATCAGTTTGGCAAAAAGAGGGCAACTCACTTTTCTTAGTTGGTAAAACGGAATCTGAATTTGGTGGTAGCCTCTATCTGAAAGAAATCTACGATGAGGTCGCTGGAGAACTTCCAAAAATCGACTACAAAAAAGAGTTGGCACTTTGGGAACTTGTTATTCGTGGAAATGAAAACGGGCTTTTAGCTTCTGCCAAAGATTTAAATGTTGGTGGTTTAGCAATTGCACTTGGAAAACTTTCAGCAAAAAGTGGCTTTGGAATTTCGGTAAAAACGGAATTTGGAACTGATATTTTCTCAGAAAGCTTTTCTCGAGCAATTGTTGAAGTGAAATCTGGAAAAGAGAGTGATTTTGTAAATCTCTCAAAAGAACTCAATTTAGAAATTAGTGAAATTGGAAAAGTTGGAAACTCTGATAAATTTGAACTTGATGAAATCTCACTTGAACTTTCTGAACTCAAAGATATTTATTTTAACTCTTTCAAAAAAATTGTAGAAAAAGAGTCTTAAAAAATTGTCGGATTTTTTCCGACAAGAGAGAGATTTAATTTTTTAATTTTAAAAAGTTGTCAAGCATTTCGTGTCCAAATTCACTCATAATTGATTCTGGATGAAATTGAATTCCGTAAATTGGTAAATTTTTCACTTTCATTGCCATTAATTCTTTGTCATCTGCACTCCAAGCAAGAGGCTCAATATCTTCTGATAAATTATCTCTATTGACAACAAGTGAATGGTATCGAGTAGCTCGAAACTCTTTTGGAATTCCATTGAAAATTTCATTCTCTCCAAATAGCTGAATCTGTGATGTTTTTCCATGCATCATATTTTTCGCTTCAACAATTTCTCCACCAAAAACTTGTGCAATTGTTTGATGTCCAAGACAAATTCCAAGAATTGGGATCTCCGCTTTTCCCAATTTATCAACAACATCTAAACTAATTCCAGCCTCATTTGGCGAAGCTGGTCCAGGAGAAATAATAATTTTTTCTGGATTCATCTCTCGAATTTGCTCAACCGAGACTTCATCATTCCGAACAACTTTTAAATCTGCTCCTAGTTCATTGCAATATTGCACAATATTATATGTAAAGCTATCATAATTATCAATCATTAAAATCATTTTTTTCTTCTTTTTTTGGTAAATTCTATCGACTTTTAGAAAAATTTGACATTTTTTTTTTTACAAGCTACAATTCCACTCACAAAAAAATATGCGGGAATAGCTCAGTGGTAGAGCATAACCTTGCCAAGGTTGGGGTCGCGAGTTCGACTCTCGTTTCCCGCTCCATTTTTTTCGCCCGGATGGTGGAATTGGTAGACACAAGGGACTTAAAATCCCTCGGTAGAAATACTGTGCCGGTTCAAGTCCGGCTCCGGGCACCACTTTTTTGATGGCGGCATCGCCAAGTGGTAAGGCCGCGGCCTGCAAAGCCGTTATCCCCAGTTCGAATCTGGGTGTCGCCTCCAGCACAGAAAAGTTTAAGGATTTCTTGATAGAATTCCGCTCACAAAATCAAAGGGTCTTTGGCAGAGTTGGTCGAATGCACCGGTCTTGAAAACCGGCGAGGGTAATACCTCCCAGGGTTCGAATCCCTGAGGGCCCGCCACTCACTTCATATAAAAATCTCCGAAAATAAAATCTGATAGAATTATTTAAAAACTATTAGGAAACTCCATTTGAAAAAAAGAAACTATTTATTAATTTTATTAGCACTATCAACTGCATCATGTGGAAACGAAGATACTGCGGAATCGAATCGGTTTGAGACTCTTCAAGCGATAGATGATGGAGACTTTGATGTTGCGATTAGTAATCTCTCAAATTGTGAAAATGCAAAAGGTTTTACAGAAGAGGAGTGTCTTGTAAATCGTGGAATGAGCTATTTTGGAAAAGCTGGATACGACCTCATCGCAATGGGAGAAGATCTCTATTTGGATTTGATAGATAAGACAATTACAGATGATGAGAGAGATATAAAAATTCTTGGAACTATTTTGGATAGATTTAGCGGAGAGAATATTCAAAATGGGATTTCGGATTACAAATCTCTTCTTTCACTTTATGATATGAATGAGAGCAGTTGCACAAAGAATTTTTTTGAGACATTTACAGACAATCAACAACAATCATGCTTGGCGATAAATCCAATTCTTTTACTTGAAGTTTTAGACGAAGATTCGGAAACTTCAAATGAAAAATCTGTTGATCTCGAAGACCTCCTTTTTATAAACAGCTCTGTTACGGGTGTTGTTCCCTCGATTGACAGCGAAAATATGGCAAAAATCTTAAACGGTGATGAAATTAGCGATGAAGTACAAGATCAGCTTTGGGCTTCAACTTGCATGATTACTCCTGATTTTTGTAGTGATTTCAATTTCAGCGAACCAGAGCTTATAAAAAGTGAAGGAAATTTGGATTTTTGGAAAATTGAGAGCGAGAATGGAACTATTTATCGAATTACAGATGAGAACGGGAATTTTGTTCTTGTTGATTATGATGAAAATGGAACTGCAATTCCGCGACTGAGTGGAGAAATTCCGCAGACTCTCGATTCTGAAATTGTCTCAAAATTAAATAATGATGAAGAGTTTCTGACATCAATTGCAATTTCAGTTGATATCGGAGAGGGTAGCAGTGAAGAAAAAATAGCGGATTTTAAAACTGAAATTTGTGGCTACTCAACATGCGAAATAACAGAAAAAAATCTAATTGAATATCTGAATAATTTCTAATTCTTGTCGGATCTTTTCCGACGAAACCAAAAACAACATTTAAGATAAAATAATCTATCTATTTTTTTAAGATATAATTATAAAAGAAGAGAATATTATAAGAAGAGAATATTATATGAAGATTAAAAATAAAATACTGATTCCAATAATTGTGTTGCTTGTTCTTTTTTATTTAATTATTGCCTACTATGAGTTTAGTCAATATATAGAAGACAAAGAGCATGAAATCACAATTTCAAATTCAAACACTTTCAATTCAATTATAAAATCGCAGAATGAAATTCTAGAGACAGTTGGATTAAACTTAATAAATAGTTCGATTGTAAAACAAAGCTATTTAGAAGACGACCCGAAAATAATAGCAAATGAATTTTCAAAAACTTGGGAAACACTCAAAGAGAACAAGATGATTTCAGAAA includes the following:
- a CDS encoding glutamine amidotransferase of anthranilate synthase or aminodeoxychorismate synthase (PFAM: Glutamine amidotransferase class-I~TIGRFAM: glutamine amidotransferase of anthranilate synthase or aminodeoxychorismate synthase; GMP synthase (glutamine-hydrolyzing), N-terminal domain or A subunit); translation: MILMIDNYDSFTYNIVQYCNELGADLKVVRNDEVSVEQIREMNPEKIIISPGPASPNEAGISLDVVDKLGKAEIPILGICLGHQTIAQVFGGEIVEAKNMMHGKTSQIQLFGENEIFNGIPKEFRATRYHSLVVNRDNLSEDIEPLAWSADDKELMAMKVKNLPIYGIQFHPESIMSEFGHEMLDNFLKLKN
- a CDS encoding phosphoribosylformylglycinamidine synthase II (PFAM: AIR synthase related protein, N-terminal domain; AIR synthase related protein, C-terminal domain~TIGRFAM: phosphoribosylformylglycinamidine synthase II) codes for the protein MENLEEVLKKHKLSQNDYSEILRILGREPNYLEIGIFSAMWSEHCSYKSSRKYLSGFPTEADWVIQGPGENAGVIDIGDGMAAVFKMESHNHPSYIEPYQGAATGVGGIMRDVFTMGARPVASLNSLRFGDVKRDDEVGRYQRYLVKGVVGGISGYGNSMGVPTIGGETSFDDCYNGNILVNAFNLGTVKSDEIFYGRAEGIGNPVVYVGSKTGRDGLGGAVMSSDSFSEETKSLRPTVQVGDPFTEKLLLEACLEAFQTDHIVGIQDMGAAGLTSSSFEMADRSGSGMKMDLSKVPAREEGMQPYEFMLSESQERMLICAKAGHEDELLEIFHKWELDAVVIGEVTDTGRMELFWEDERVADIPVAPISSECPLADRPIAKPKYLETVSETSEIGKISNGEAFKKLFSSVEVVEKSWIYEQYDSMVQTNTVKKGGDLDASVVRVKENGKALAMSSDCNPRYCYIDPKGGSASAVMESGRNVAMTGARPKAITDCLNFGNPENPEVMWQFAESTYGIKEACKELSTPVVSGNVSLYNETDGNSVFPTPSIAMVGVNESQEKILPSVWQKEGNSLFLVGKTESEFGGSLYLKEIYDEVAGELPKIDYKKELALWELVIRGNENGLLASAKDLNVGGLAIALGKLSAKSGFGISVKTEFGTDIFSESFSRAIVEVKSGKESDFVNLSKELNLEISEIGKVGNSDKFELDEISLELSELKDIYFNSFKKIVEKES